DNA sequence from the Caretta caretta isolate rCarCar2 chromosome 23, rCarCar1.hap1, whole genome shotgun sequence genome:
CCGTGACAGACAGCGGAAAAGCACCTTTGTTAGTTTTAATTTCAATGCCTttcggcgggggggggagaggggggtttaGAGCTCGTTAACCAAAGGCTTGTTCGCCTCCCGGTCGGCGGTTCAACGCCGGGCCGAGTCCAACGAGAGCAGGCGCCTGTCCCAGCTGTTAGTGGGCCGAGTTTGTGGGGGCTCAGGCCGGGTCTGAGCAGCGCAGGCCACCAGACTCTGCGCCCAGTGGGGTGACGCCGGCTTGACCCCCCCCGGCCATGTGAAGGAGCCTGGCTGCTCTtcaccccagcgccccccccctccccccccggccggAGGCCCCTGGACAAGCTGCTGTTTACACAGGAGCCAGGCTCcaaacccccccacaccctgtttTTGTGTTTATGGGCCCTAGAGGCCTTTCCCATGGGAGGAGGGAGATCCCCGGCTTTTCCCCCACTGGATCagccacccccccaccacaccaccacccccccagcCTTGACCGCCTGACCCCGGGGCAGGGGCATCCTGGCACAGAAGGCACATGGGGGCTctagggaaaggggggggtgtcATCCGggagttcccctccccccacattcatGTGTCTGCCCCTCCCAtacaccccccaacccctgggGCAAGCTATCGCCTTCCCCAGTCTCCATATTCTAcacctggctccaggaggggagtggggcgggagtcaggactcctgggttctaaccctggctctgggcaggggaggggctaggagtcaggactcctgggttctggggaTAGACTGCAGTGGTGACATCAGCGGAGGGCGTGAGCTGCATCACATCccttgtttggggtgggggtgctgctctggtttcccccccccttttgccAGACCCTGCTCAGCCCCCCCTGCAGCCCGGGATGCCAGCGGGGGGgcacctggggtgggggtggggcaggcaggcatcCCCTGCCTGCCTAGCTGGTGCCATGTGTGAGGTGAGTTTGGTAGGTCTCAGCCCAGCTCCAGGGGGAGTGAGACCCACAGGTCACCTGAGCAGAGAGCCCAAGGCCTGATATCTGGGGGACTCTGGGGTTCAGGACAAGGAGGCCCAGTCCCCCCACATGGGAtggtggctgtggggtgggggcagacctGACTGAAGCAAtttacccccccatcccccctccgatcaggggagctgctgagcttgtcagtttcacttccctcccccacacttgACATGGAAAAGGGGAAACTGCTTGTGACCTTTTCAACATGGCCCTGCTGCCAGCCGGGgccgcgggtcgggagtgaggggcaccggcagcgctggggggggggcagggctgggctagcagggggctgtgggtcaggagtgaggggcaccggcagcgctggcggggggcagggctgggctagcagggggctgcgggtcagcagtgaggggcaccggcagggctgggggggggcaggactgggctagcagggggctgcgggtcaggagtgaggggcatcggcagggctggggggcccagggctgggctggcaggggctgcgggtcgggagtgaggggcaccggcagggctggggggcccaggcctgggctggcaggggctgcgggtcgggagtgaggggcaccgacagagctgggggcaggggctgcgggtcaggagtgaggggcaccggcagggctggggggcccagggctgggctggcaggggctgtgggttgggagtgaggggcaccggcagggctggggggcccagggctgtgctggcaggggctgcgggtcgggagtgaggggcaccggcagagtgggggaggggcacactCCCATGCCCCCTCCTCGGGCCCGGCCCCCAGGCCAGGACCCTCCCTCCCGTTCCCAGGCTCCTGtggcgggctggggggggcaggggggctgggccgAGCCTGGCAGCCACCCGCAGCCgcaggagaatcaagcccttgtGTGTCTCTGGCACGTCCCGCCAGCcgctgccagggccagggccgCAGGCGTTTCCAGTCCTCGGACCCCAGTGTTGGGCCCAGAGAGACGTGACCCGAGCGAGGCCCAGACACCCCCTGGCGACAGCCaggccccccagcccctggccagTCATCGATCCCATACCCCTCCAGTACCCACCTAGCCCCCCCATCCCGCTGCACGCCCTGTATGGGGCCGGGGGTCCCCCAGCGTGGGGGGTGGACACAGCCTGCGGGGTGCTGTGCTGGGTATGCTGCCCCCCCGGctttgccagtgcccctcacgcctgccccccagcccctgctagcccagccctgagccccccccacccctacccctaaGCTCGGCTGATGTCCCAAGGCCTCCCCAGTGCCCACCTTAGCCCTTGACTGGCAGGCggtcggggcgggggggcagccCTGAGCGAACCCCTTTGTGCCCGGAAAGCTGCAAGGGGGTCCCTGGATAaccagacccccccgcccccagaggtggctgcatctcagcggcGGGCGAGTGCACCAGGATTAACAAACAGGACGCTCCGAGGGGCCCCCCCTGCGTCACCAGCAGCCGCGGGCCTGGCCGGGACCGGGACCGTTTCCTGGGCAAGTCGTAAACATTCCCCGTGGCGTCAGGCTCCCGGCTGGGGGGCTCGGCTCAGCCTGGGCTGACGCTGGGGACGTGAGGTACGCGGCTGCTCAGGACGCCCCCCAGGGGCTGTGCACGCAGGACTCCCTCGCCCAGGCGTccagatgcagccacctctggggtggggctcagcagCCCTGAGCAGAGCCCAGcaacggggggggggcagaatccAGCTctgaggggcagtgggggaggagatGTCTGGAGGCAGAGTCACACCCAGTGGGCGGAGCTATGCAGTCGGCGCCCCCGCCCAGCCAAGGTGGTAGAGCCCAAGGTGGGCTCCCCTCTTGAGGAGGTGGGGTTAGGGGTCAGGAGGCGGAGCCatgtggtgggtgggaggagtcAGATCAAATGGGCGGGGTCACAGTACACACAGGCTCCGCCCCCTGGGGCTGCCAAGCCAATACCCAATCAATGGTGGAAGAGAAAGCAGGACCTGCTAGTGAGGAGGCGGAGCCATGTTGCACGAGGGGGCGGGGCCACACTTCTAGCCACGCCCATTCCCACGGTACTCAGTTCACACAGTCTCCGCCCTTCGACATGTCCTCCACTGGCCTTCGACTCAGGCTGCCATGGcgccccctggccccgcccctcggTTTGAATTAAAGCGACGGCGCGACCCGTTAATCCAGCGGGGGGCATCTCATCATTTTTAACTCAAtgcccaccccccaacccccccccgagGATTTTCGATCGAACCAACAGCAAAACGAAACCTCGTTAAAtaattctctttttcttttttaaattacaaaaaattcAAGATTTTCACCCAAACACACTGAgggaatttacaaaaaaaattattaataataataataataataagagaaACTCCAAGTCCAAAACCCCCTAGTTCCCCCCCCATGACCCCCCTGCCCCGTCCTCTGCGGCGCGGGGGGGCAGTGAGTCCGTGGGTCTCGGCCTCGCCCCGCCGGCGCCCGGGCGATCAGCTGCACTTGCAGGAGCTGACGatcatgttggagagctgctccACCTTGGGCTTGCGACCCACGTAGTAGACGATGGGCAGGGGCGCCAGGGCCTGGGGGACGCAGCAGGGCGCGGCCGAGGCGCCCGGGTTGTGCTGGTTGTACAATGCCAGGACCTGCGGAGAAACAGCCCCGGTTCTGTATCTGTCCGGGGACAAGCTGGCCCCGGGGGTGGGAGCGGGAGAGGGGGCCTGTCCCCCCGAGGGAGGGGGCCGGGTGCTTGGTGCTGGGCTCATGCCAGcctggaggggctggagggtgccGGGGCGCCTGGATCCTGGGGAGGCCGATGCCACGCCGGGCTGGGGGGACGGGGCAGCAGTAGGTTGGGAGCAGCCGGCAGCTTGAGGTGAGCTGGGAGGGGCCGTCGGGCCCCAGAACCCCCACCAAGGTCCACACTGGGCTAATCAGCTCCCGACTGGGCTTCCCTGTCTGCCTACCCAGgcaccctggctcccagcccccgcccggctctaaccactagaccccactcccctcctagagccagggatagaacccaggcgtcctggctcccagcccccctgctctaatcactagccccccctcccctcccctcccagagccagggagagaacccaggcatcctggctcccatccccactgctctaaccactagccccctctcccagaactggggacagaacccaggcgtccgggctcccagcccctcccccggcaccccCACCTTGCTGTACTGGGTGTCGGAGCTCCAGATGTAGGGGCAGGGGCCCATGCAGAAGTTGGCCATGTAGCCCTTAGGCTCGTGGATCCACTTCCACTGCAGGTCCTTGCGGAAGTCGATGTAGAGGGGCCGCACGCAGCAATTCTTCTCCTCCGTCCTGCCGGGGGCAGAGCCGTCAGGGCACCGCTACAACACAGCCAACCCAGGGGAGGCAGCCAGAGcccggagagaacccaggagtcctggctcccagccccaccgctctcacccctagaccccactgccctcccagagccgggagagaacccaggagtcctggctcccagccccaccgctctcacccctagaccccactgccctcccagagccgggagagaacccaggagtcctggctcccagccccaccgctctcacccctagaccccactgccctcccagagccgggagagaacccaggagtcctggctcccagccccaccgctctcacccctagaccccactgccctcccagagccgcgccccccccccacaacaatACCCCCCGGCAGCATCCCCTCCCCAGGAGCCTGGGTGGCCCCCATCCAGGCCGCAGCTCACCCGAAGCAGTAGTCGGTGTCCAGCGCCCGGCGGTGGCGCGAGCTGTGTAGGTGGCTGGCGTGCTCCAGGGGTGTGGACATCACCAGCACGTAGGGCACCTTCTGGGCCGTGGAGGAGACGGTGCCCAGGTCCCCCCGCTTCTGGTCAAAGCCTTCAGAGAGCAGACACCCCGTTAGCGGCGTGCATATGGGGGGTTCCCCAAGCTCTGCCCCAGGGCGAGGGCAcactggctgggggaggagggctggggcacaCACCTGGGGGGAACTGGAGGATGGACCCGCCggcccagccagggagcctggcagCTGGCAGGCGAGTCCTGGCCTGAGACTGGAACACACCAGCCCAGGGCCTCAGGCCGATACCCAGGGACCAagggcagcaggggcaggggagggggcatctccctgtgcaggaggaaactgaggcacacagggaATTGCCTGGCTACCACGCCCTGCTTtatccactagaccccactccccttccagagccgggatagaacccaggcgtcctacCGTCTATGGTCACTTTCAGGTCCTCACAGGTGTCCTCGCAGGAGCAGTGAACGCTGAGTTTAAAGATCTCCAGAGGCTCTGAAACAGACCAACGGGGTGAGATTCCCGGCAGCACAACCAGTCCTCAATGTTTCGCCTCCATGCACAAACCAGGaaatccccacccccctcccaaggcgggggagagaacccaggagtcctggctcccagaccccccctgctctcaccactagaccccactcccctcccagagctgggatagaacccaggagtcctggctccccgacGCCtcagctctaacccaccagaccccctgCGCTGTGGCTGTTCTCTGCCCCCAGAGCCCACAGGAGGCacagcacaagttagagcagcccagagGCAGCTCTAAGTGACACTGGGAAACAACGGGGGCAGGGTAACCCCCCAGTGCAGGGACGGGGGACCtcgaggggatggggaaggacaGGACACTGTGCCGGGTGCAGGCTGCAGGGGCCCCGgggggagctgggtgcccagGAAGCAGCGGGGGACATGGTGTGCCCCGGATCGGGGCCCCCCCTCACCTTGGCCATTCAGCCACTGGCGGACCACCTCGGTGACATCGAAGGCCAGCCACTCCTCCTCGGGCGCCCGCCCCACGGCGCGACTGTCCAGGTAGCGCCAGGACCTGTTCCCGTAGTGCTGGGGGGAGACGGGTGTGAGCCAGCGCACCAGGGGAGAGACGCCCTCCCTGGCCACAGTCTGCCCCATGGAGCCCCGcctaccccccgcctgccccacaGGCCCCACCCACCTGTTCTCCACCCTCCATCCACAACCCACTTCACCTCCTGTAGCCCCACCCTCCCTGGTTTAACCCCACCAACCATCCCCACTGCCCCGCCCCACTCTTCTAACCCCGCCCTCTGTGGCCTGGCCCCGCCCGTATCATGTAGCCCCGCCCTCTCTGCTCTAGCCCCGCCCACAACCCACGCTGCCTCCCCGGCCCCGGGGGCCCCGTGCACCTGGTACAGCTCCACCCGCTGCTCCGTGCCCGGCTTCTGCAGCATGCGCAGCTCAGCCCGGTGCAGCAGGGCCTCGCTGCTGATCTGCGCCCGCACCTGCGAGGCGTTGAAGAGGAAGAAGGTGCGGTGCTCGGTCTTGCCCCAGCCCTTGTAGCTGCCTGCGGGGGAGACAGGGCGTGAGCACGCAGcgcggtgcccctcgctcccgagcCGCAGCCCCCTTGGGCGCCTCCTGTAACCCGAAATAGCCCGGCCAGATCCTGCAGCGGGGGCCGGGTTGTCACGAGGCCGCCCGAAGGGCTCGGAGGAGCCAAGCGAAGGGGCCGAACCCCGGGGGCAGCTTCGAGCAGCTCAGCGTCAGTCAGACGCGTGCCCGGGGGGGGAAACGCCAAGAAAGGTCGGGGGTGGTCCCAGCCTGAAACTGACCTATCCCCAGCCGGCTGCAAGCTTGGGCCCGATCCCGACCCCCCGTCCAGTGGAGCcaggcccaccccagaggtggccgcatctctgcaccgggcgaggggtccccggatAAActgctcccgcaccccaccccagaggtggccgcatctctgcaccgggcgaggggtccccggatAAActgctcccgcaccccaccccagaggtggccgcatctctgCACCGGGTGAGCGGTCCCCGGATAAActgctcccgcaccccaccccagaggtggctgcgtccCCGCACTGGGATGGGGGGCCCTGTGTGTCGAGGCACGGTGCCTGTGGGGGGCAGGTCTCAGGGGCCCCCGGTTCCCAGATCATTCCAGCGCCAGTCTCAGCCCTGTGGCTCTGGCCGCATTATTCAGAGGCCCGTGACCTCGGCTCTTTGCAGCCCCCCCAGGACTCatgccacagctcccagctgccccccgcccggctcctgtcccctttGCGACGaggaagctgggaggggctggagccACCCGACCAATCGGATTTGAGTCTCATGGGAGGAGGCGGGGTTAACTGCCCATTCTGGCCatgccccccactctgccccagccacGTGCTCATGGGAAGTGTTAACTCTGGAGCGGAGTGGTGGGGAGAACCGCCCACATGGGACTCAGCACCTGACGCCTCGTTACCAAGGAGCACTAATCACCCCAGCGCTACGTGGCACGAACCCCCCGTGCTCAACAGTGGCCCGCAGCTGATCGGACACGCCGGGCACCGGCTAGCAACTCTCAGGTGGTTTCTTGTTTTCCCCTTTTTGGCCCGGACGGCGAGTTTTCAGCCAATCGATGAAATCAAAATACAGCTGGGAGGGGAACCCCCCCGACAGCGAGAAACGGGGCCACGGGACATCGGGGTgaacacaccctcccccccccgggtcAGGGCCTTGCAGGGATGGCAGAGGGAATGTAACGTGGGGGGGCTATTTTAAGCACCTGGCCATGATCCCCCCCAGCCATGTGCTCTGCTCCGTGCCCCCGCATATGCACCCGCCACGTTCCCCTCACCTCTTGGCCTCATGCCCCCCCCAtacacagccccctgccatgtCCACTCCAGGCCTCACTCTGCCCGGCCCCCCTACGCCCCCAGCACGTCCTCCCCTCCCCGGCCCtttgcctctccctctccccatgcccccccccgccacaccctgccacgctctgcccccccccagacacccccGGGATTTGTGCCGTTTCCTGCCCCCCCaacgtcttccccccccctcccgccagtGGCCCAGCTGGTGTTTTTACAGCGGGAAGAGGTTATTTTAAGCCATTTTCCCTTTGGCTCCAAGGGGCTTTTGACTCCGtccactcccccccgcccccaggtctGGCCAGGCCGATCCCGGCGACCTCCGAGGCCCAAACAAACagcactcggggtggggggggttcccGCGCACTGGGGGGGCTATAAGGGATTAATGGGATTGGGGGGTTGATGGAGCGGGAAAGAGGAAAGCGAAGCGAAAAGAAAGTGatggagaaaaggaaaggaaagaaagaatgaaaagtcGGAGCAAATGAAGAGGAATGAAAAAGGGGGAACCGACGGGGGAACCGACGGCCAGAACGAATGCAAAGCCggaagggaagaaggaaggaaggaaggaaggagggagggagggagggagggcaggaaagAGCGAGGAGCCAGGGAATGACGaagctgcaggggggctggggggtcttAGTCCTGGAGCCATTTGAAATGTTCCCCCCTCCagctaggggtggggtggggctggcacaGAGGGGCTGGCAAGGCGGACGGGGGCCacggctggggggtgggggcactgggctggaacccaggagagCTGCATttaatccccagctctgccccaagtGTCCATGGGTGAGTCCCTGggcccagctcccagctggggctcAAACCCCTGCCTGTCCCTGAGCTCGCCAGCACCTGGCACCGCTCTAAGCACGGgaccccccctcctctcccagagccaggaaaagaacccaggagtcctggctcccagccccccctgctctaaccactggacccccctcccctcccagagccagggagagaacccaggagttacagctgggaggctgggagccaggatgcctgggtggCTGGCTAGGTGAGCGCCTTCCCCGCTCTGACCGTCACTTTCCCAGCATgtgctggaggggca
Encoded proteins:
- the TGFB1 gene encoding transforming growth factor beta-1 proprotein; the protein is MGQAMGPLFLFLLALVRLWASQALSTCKTINMELVKRKRIEAIRGQILSKLRLDSPPQVEGGDAALLRLPEEVMSLYNSTRDMVRDMARQQEAAKLRESPQDEYYAKEVHKFSMLSVKDGSYKGWGKTEHRTFFLFNASQVRAQISSEALLHRAELRMLQKPGTEQRVELYQHYGNRSWRYLDSRAVGRAPEEEWLAFDVTEVVRQWLNGQEPLEIFKLSVHCSCEDTCEDLKVTIDGFDQKRGDLGTVSSTAQKVPYVLVMSTPLEHASHLHSSRHRRALDTDYCFGTEEKNCCVRPLYIDFRKDLQWKWIHEPKGYMANFCMGPCPYIWSSDTQYSKVLALYNQHNPGASAAPCCVPQALAPLPIVYYVGRKPKVEQLSNMIVSSCKCS